From the genome of Nocardia sp. NBC_01503, one region includes:
- a CDS encoding enoyl-CoA hydratase family protein, translated as MGIIRHTETEGVEVVTVDYPPVNALPSDGWFALADAVREAGRNPETKVVVLRAEGRGFNAGVDIKEMNADTGHTALIRANHGCFAAFAAIYDCEVPVVTAVNGFCLGGGIGLVGNSDVIIASDDATFGLPEVDRGALGAATHLSRLVPQHLMRTMFYTAGTLTAQQLHHYGSVFKVVPRAELDAAAMEVAKNIANKDGRVIRAAKKALNGIDVQDVHKSYRFEQGFTMELNLAGVADEIRARFDDDLAAQKKGK; from the coding sequence ATGGGGATCATCCGTCACACCGAAACCGAAGGCGTGGAAGTCGTCACTGTCGACTACCCGCCGGTCAACGCCCTGCCCTCTGACGGCTGGTTCGCTCTTGCCGATGCCGTCCGCGAAGCGGGCCGCAACCCCGAGACCAAGGTCGTGGTGCTGCGCGCCGAAGGCCGCGGCTTCAACGCGGGCGTCGATATCAAGGAGATGAACGCGGACACCGGGCATACCGCGCTCATCCGCGCGAATCACGGTTGCTTCGCCGCCTTCGCCGCCATCTACGACTGTGAGGTACCGGTCGTCACCGCGGTCAACGGCTTCTGCCTCGGCGGCGGCATCGGCCTGGTCGGCAACTCCGATGTCATCATCGCCTCCGACGACGCGACCTTCGGCCTCCCCGAGGTCGACCGCGGCGCGCTCGGTGCGGCCACCCATCTCTCCCGTCTGGTCCCCCAGCACCTGATGCGGACCATGTTCTACACCGCGGGCACCCTCACCGCGCAGCAGCTGCACCACTACGGGTCGGTCTTCAAGGTCGTGCCGCGCGCCGAACTCGACGCCGCCGCAATGGAAGTCGCCAAGAACATCGCCAATAAGGACGGCCGCGTCATTCGCGCCGCCAAGAAGGCGCTCAACGGCATCGACGTGCAGGACGTGCACAAGTCCTACCGGTTCGAGCAGGGCTTCACCATGGAGCTCAACCTCGCCGGTGTCGCCGATGAGATCCGCGCCCGGTTCGACGATGACCTGGCCGCGCAGAAGAAGGGGAAGTAA
- a CDS encoding CoA-transferase subunit beta translates to MTDTATITRAEICVVAAAEIFRGAGEIMASPMSTVTTIGARLARLTFEPDLLLSDGEALFFAEVPPIGGKAPIEGWIPFSKVFDVVASGRRHVVMGANQIDRFGNQNLSAFGPLQQPTRQMFGVRGAPGNTINHATSYFVPKHNKRVFVETVDIVSGIGYDKIDPENPAYRFHHLHRVVSNLGVFDFNGPDHTLRALSLHPGVTADEVAENTSFEIAGLAEAGETRLPTEEELRIIRTVLDPKGFREKEVTA, encoded by the coding sequence ATGACTGACACCGCAACCATCACTCGGGCCGAGATCTGCGTTGTCGCCGCGGCCGAAATCTTCCGTGGCGCGGGCGAAATCATGGCCAGCCCGATGTCCACGGTAACCACCATCGGCGCGCGGCTGGCGCGGCTCACCTTCGAGCCGGATCTGCTGCTGTCCGACGGTGAGGCGCTGTTCTTCGCCGAGGTTCCGCCGATCGGCGGCAAGGCCCCGATCGAGGGCTGGATTCCGTTCTCGAAGGTTTTCGACGTGGTCGCCTCCGGCCGTCGCCATGTGGTCATGGGCGCCAACCAGATCGACCGCTTCGGCAATCAGAACCTCTCGGCCTTCGGCCCGCTGCAGCAGCCCACCCGCCAGATGTTCGGTGTGCGCGGCGCGCCCGGTAACACCATCAACCACGCCACCAGCTACTTCGTGCCCAAGCACAATAAGCGCGTCTTCGTGGAGACCGTCGATATCGTCTCCGGAATCGGTTACGACAAGATCGATCCCGAGAACCCGGCCTACCGCTTCCACCACCTGCACCGCGTGGTGTCGAACCTGGGCGTCTTCGACTTCAACGGTCCGGACCACACCCTGCGCGCGCTGTCGCTGCACCCGGGCGTGACCGCCGACGAGGTCGCCGAGAACACCTCGTTCGAGATCGCGGGCCTGGCCGAGGCGGGCGAGACCCGGCTGCCCACCGAGGAAGAGCTGCGGATCATTCGAACCGTGCTGGACCCCAAGGGCTTCCGTGAGAAGGAAGTGACGGCATGA
- a CDS encoding SDR family oxidoreductase, with the protein MEVNLSGSVVLVTGGVRGVGAGISRVFLDAGATVVACARRPADTPVESNGRGIDFLPCDVRDPDSVREMIDAIVAKYGRLDTVVNNAGGAPFALAADASPNFHSKIIQLNLLAPLLVSQVANDVMQKQDDGGSIVMISSVSGHRPSPGTAAYGAAKAGVDSLVASLAVEWAPKVRMNSVICGLVNTESSHLHYGDEDGIAAVSGTVPMQRMATPEDIGRTAAFLASPLAAYVTGSALLVHGGGEKPAFLQASTADVPAVTGH; encoded by the coding sequence ATCGAAGTGAACCTCTCCGGCTCGGTCGTCTTGGTCACCGGCGGCGTGCGCGGAGTCGGGGCCGGTATCAGCCGGGTATTCCTGGACGCCGGCGCGACCGTCGTGGCATGTGCGCGCCGCCCCGCCGACACCCCGGTCGAGAGCAATGGGCGCGGTATCGACTTTCTTCCGTGCGATGTGCGGGACCCGGATTCGGTGCGCGAGATGATCGACGCCATCGTCGCCAAGTACGGGCGGCTCGACACCGTCGTCAATAACGCGGGCGGTGCGCCGTTCGCGCTCGCGGCCGATGCCAGCCCGAACTTCCACTCCAAGATCATTCAGCTGAATCTGCTTGCACCGCTGCTGGTCTCGCAGGTCGCCAATGACGTCATGCAGAAGCAGGACGACGGCGGCTCGATCGTCATGATCTCCAGCGTCTCCGGGCATCGCCCCTCGCCGGGCACCGCCGCCTACGGCGCGGCCAAGGCCGGTGTGGACAGCCTGGTCGCCTCGCTCGCGGTGGAGTGGGCCCCGAAGGTCCGGATGAACTCGGTCATCTGCGGCCTCGTCAATACCGAATCCTCGCATCTGCACTACGGCGACGAGGACGGTATCGCCGCGGTCAGCGGCACGGTTCCCATGCAGCGCATGGCAACCCCCGAGGACATCGGCCGCACCGCCGCCTTCCTGGCCTCCCCGCTGGCCGCGTACGTCACCGGCAGCGCGCTGCTGGTACACGGCGGCGGCGAGAAGCCCGCCTTCCTGCAAGCCTCCACCGCTGATGTCCCCGCGGTGACAGGCCACTAG
- a CDS encoding metallophosphoesterase family protein: MGTVLIVGDLHGNTSHALAVVQVAARAGCAKVFAVGDFGAWEHMPSGRRYFDVVNKAAKRAGVTLYFLDGNHDKSSLLVEKYGEQLDEEGFLICRKQLRYAPRGHRWEWEGTTFAAFGGARSTDKGWRLARESRREEQAAKRRAYGSSRRPLTAGTLWFPKEEMTDDELEKLLAQHDSPVDVLLTHDKPRATQPKFNRKNKPECFPNQDRIQRVVEQLRPAVHFHGHLHFRYSETIAAGPGHWTRVEGLAADPEASRHPAYAPDHSWTVLRLPHADSSLVEPAAG; encoded by the coding sequence ATGGGGACCGTCCTGATTGTCGGTGATTTACATGGGAACACCAGTCATGCGCTGGCGGTGGTGCAGGTCGCGGCGCGCGCGGGGTGCGCGAAAGTATTCGCGGTGGGGGATTTCGGGGCCTGGGAGCATATGCCGTCGGGGCGGCGGTACTTCGATGTGGTGAACAAAGCGGCCAAGCGGGCCGGGGTGACCCTGTATTTCCTGGACGGGAATCACGACAAGTCCTCGCTGCTGGTCGAGAAGTACGGAGAGCAGCTGGACGAAGAGGGGTTTCTCATCTGCCGGAAGCAGCTGCGGTATGCGCCGCGTGGGCATCGATGGGAGTGGGAGGGGACCACTTTCGCGGCCTTCGGCGGTGCGCGATCCACGGATAAGGGGTGGCGGCTGGCCCGGGAGTCGCGCCGGGAGGAGCAGGCGGCCAAGCGACGGGCCTACGGGTCGAGTCGGCGGCCGCTCACCGCCGGGACGCTCTGGTTCCCGAAAGAGGAGATGACCGACGACGAGCTGGAAAAGCTTCTCGCACAGCATGATTCGCCGGTGGATGTACTGCTCACGCACGATAAGCCGCGCGCGACTCAGCCCAAGTTCAATCGCAAGAACAAGCCGGAGTGCTTCCCGAACCAGGACCGGATTCAGCGGGTGGTTGAGCAGTTGCGGCCCGCCGTGCACTTCCACGGGCATCTGCACTTCCGCTACTCCGAAACCATCGCCGCGGGTCCGGGGCATTGGACCCGGGTCGAGGGCCTGGCCGCCGATCCGGAGGCATCCCGCCACCCGGCGTACGCTCCC
- a CDS encoding CoA transferase subunit A, producing the protein MRDKRMTLDEVVGELRSGMTIGIGGWGSRRKPLAFVRAILRSDIKDLTVVTYGGPDLGLLCSAGKVRKAYYGFVSLDSAPFYDPWFAKARTGGEITVREMDEGMVKCGLQAAAARLPFLPIRAGLGSAVVDFWEGELKTVQSPYSDADGRRETLIAMPALNLDASFVHLDLGDKHGNAAYTGVDPYFDDLYSLAAERRYLSVDRLVETDELVKAVPQQSIILNRMMVDGVVEAPGGAHFTFSGSYGRDEKFQRHYVEAAKTPESWAEFKATYLDVSEDEYQAAVRAFAEEQK; encoded by the coding sequence ATGCGCGACAAGAGGATGACGCTCGACGAGGTCGTCGGCGAGCTCCGCAGCGGTATGACCATCGGCATCGGTGGCTGGGGTTCCCGGCGCAAGCCGCTGGCCTTCGTCCGCGCGATTCTGCGTTCGGACATCAAGGATTTGACGGTCGTCACCTACGGCGGACCGGATCTCGGCCTGCTCTGCTCGGCGGGCAAGGTGCGAAAGGCGTACTACGGCTTCGTATCCCTGGACTCCGCGCCGTTCTACGATCCGTGGTTCGCCAAGGCGCGCACCGGTGGCGAGATCACCGTGCGCGAGATGGACGAGGGCATGGTGAAGTGCGGCCTCCAGGCCGCCGCCGCGCGCCTGCCGTTCCTGCCGATTCGCGCCGGATTGGGTTCCGCCGTAGTCGATTTCTGGGAGGGCGAGCTGAAGACGGTGCAATCGCCGTACAGCGATGCCGACGGCCGCCGCGAAACCCTCATCGCCATGCCCGCTTTGAACCTGGACGCTTCGTTCGTCCACCTGGATCTCGGCGATAAGCACGGCAATGCCGCGTACACCGGCGTCGACCCGTACTTCGACGACCTGTACTCCCTGGCCGCCGAGCGCCGCTACCTGTCGGTGGACCGCCTGGTAGAGACCGACGAACTGGTGAAAGCCGTTCCGCAGCAGTCGATCATCCTCAACCGCATGATGGTCGACGGTGTGGTCGAGGCCCCCGGTGGCGCGCACTTCACCTTCTCCGGCAGCTACGGCCGCGATGAGAAGTTCCAGCGCCACTATGTCGAGGCCGCCAAGACGCCCGAATCGTGGGCGGAGTTCAAGGCGACCTACCTGGATGTGTCCGAGGACGAATACCAGGCCGCCGTCCGTGCTTTCGCCGAGGAGCAGAAGTAA
- a CDS encoding NAD(P)H-dependent flavin oxidoreductase, translated as MTARLKTPLTELVGIEHPIVQTGMGWVAGPGLVAATANAGGLGILASATMNLDELEVAIAKTKAKTDKPFGVNIRADLSDAADRCELMIREGVKVASFALAPKKELIARLKDNGVVVMPSIGAAKHAVKVASWGADAVIVQGGEGGGHTGSVATTLLLPSVLDAVDIPVVAGGGFFDGRGLAAALSYGAAGVAMGTRFLLTQDSSVPESVKQEYLKRGLQDTVVSTKVDGMPHRVLNTELVDKLEHSGNTRSLIVALTNAAKFKSMTGMKWTTMAKEGLNTRKHKDLTWSQVVMGANTAMLLKAGLVDGNTHAGVLASGQVAGIIEDLPTVQDLIDRIIADAITRIDALGSYRVTDAEATA; from the coding sequence ATGACCGCTCGGCTGAAGACACCGCTGACCGAGCTGGTCGGCATCGAGCATCCGATCGTGCAGACCGGAATGGGCTGGGTCGCCGGGCCCGGTCTGGTCGCGGCCACCGCCAATGCGGGCGGCCTCGGCATTCTGGCCTCGGCCACCATGAACCTCGACGAACTCGAGGTGGCCATCGCCAAGACGAAGGCCAAGACGGACAAGCCCTTCGGCGTGAACATCCGCGCCGACCTGTCCGATGCCGCCGATCGTTGCGAGCTGATGATCCGCGAGGGTGTGAAGGTCGCCTCCTTCGCACTGGCTCCAAAGAAGGAGCTCATCGCCCGCCTCAAGGACAACGGCGTGGTCGTCATGCCGTCCATCGGCGCGGCCAAGCACGCGGTGAAGGTGGCGTCCTGGGGCGCGGACGCGGTAATCGTGCAGGGCGGCGAGGGTGGTGGCCACACCGGTTCCGTCGCCACCACCCTGCTGCTCCCGTCCGTCCTGGACGCCGTCGATATCCCGGTGGTCGCCGGTGGCGGCTTCTTCGACGGCCGCGGCCTGGCGGCCGCACTGTCCTACGGTGCGGCCGGTGTCGCCATGGGCACTCGTTTCCTGCTCACCCAGGACAGCAGCGTGCCGGAGTCGGTGAAGCAGGAGTACCTCAAGCGTGGACTCCAGGACACCGTCGTCTCCACCAAGGTCGACGGTATGCCGCACCGCGTGCTCAACACCGAACTCGTTGACAAGCTGGAACATTCGGGCAACACCCGGAGCCTGATCGTGGCCCTCACCAATGCCGCCAAGTTCAAGTCCATGACCGGGATGAAGTGGACGACCATGGCGAAGGAGGGCCTGAACACCCGCAAGCACAAGGACCTCACCTGGTCCCAGGTCGTCATGGGTGCCAATACCGCCATGCTCCTCAAAGCTGGCCTGGTGGACGGCAACACCCACGCGGGCGTGCTCGCCTCCGGTCAGGTCGCGGGCATCATCGAGGACCTCCCCACCGTCCAGGACCTGATCGACCGCATCATCGCCGACGCGATCACCCGCATCGACGCACTCGGCAGCTACCGCGTCACCGACGCCGAAGCCACCGCGTAA
- a CDS encoding MarR family winged helix-turn-helix transcriptional regulator, protein MVKSLTNLRQDRPLPLGNLLNAAARTLAAELDAGLAAAGFSDLRAAHAPIFQAIDPGGTRLADLAARIGVTKQAMSEPIRHLETQAYIEVMPDPVDKRARLVRLTPKGESVVTAGMEVVNRFDAQLDSAIGAAEVARMRQVLTKIINGAGRTPH, encoded by the coding sequence ATGGTCAAGAGCTTGACCAACTTGCGACAGGACCGTCCACTACCGCTCGGGAATCTGCTCAACGCCGCAGCGAGAACACTTGCGGCGGAACTGGATGCGGGCCTGGCCGCCGCCGGGTTCAGTGATCTTCGCGCCGCGCACGCCCCGATATTCCAGGCGATCGATCCCGGGGGCACCCGCCTGGCCGACCTCGCCGCCCGTATCGGCGTGACCAAGCAGGCAATGAGTGAACCCATTCGACACCTGGAAACACAGGCCTACATCGAGGTGATGCCGGATCCCGTCGACAAGCGCGCACGGCTGGTTCGGCTCACCCCGAAGGGTGAATCCGTGGTGACGGCCGGAATGGAGGTCGTGAACCGCTTCGACGCCCAGTTGGACTCGGCCATCGGCGCGGCGGAGGTGGCCCGGATGCGACAGGTCCTGACGAAGATCATCAACGGCGCGGGCAGAACCCCACACTGA